One Benincasa hispida cultivar B227 chromosome 5, ASM972705v1, whole genome shotgun sequence genomic window carries:
- the LOC120077400 gene encoding acetylserotonin O-methyltransferase-like: MEETITKESKWKKEEEEAKIQIYKYVFDFAEAAAIKCAIELKIADAVESHGRSITLSQISSALNCSPPLLFRIMRFFVRRIFKEETTARSYSQTPLSHMLITVAPLLVLENSPTIVESWHNLSARLKNNDSTSDLSVPFEVAHGKGIWSYAATNLEFNRMFNEGLGCNARVITLPTILESCGDIFNGIGSLVDVGGGNGTTLSILVKAFPWMKGINFDLPNFVSTSEEYNGVEHVAGNMLHFVPNADAAFFMPIFSRFLTMVCILHK; this comes from the exons ATGGAAGAAACTATCACCAAAGAATCAAaatggaagaaagaagaagaagaggcaaAGATCCAAATATacaagtatgtatttgattttgCAGAAGCAGCAGCAATAAAATGTGCCATAGAACTTAAAATCGCCGATGCGGTCGAAAGCCATGGAAGATCGATAACATTATCTCAAATATCCTCAGCTTTAAACTGCTCCCCACCACTTCTATTTCGCATCATGAGATTCTTCGTCCGTCGAATTTTCAAAGAAGAAACCACAGCTAGAA GCTATTCTCAAACACCATTGTCTCATATGCTCATCACTGTGGCTCCCTTGCTTGTGCTTGAGAATAGCCCAACAATTGTTGAATCATGGCATAATCTTAGTGCAAGGCTTAAGAACAATGACAGTACTAGTGATTTATCAGTACCATTTGAAGTAGCTCATGGGAAGGGTATTTGGAGCTATGCTGCAACAAATCTAGAATTCAATAGAATGTTTAATGAGGGTTTGGGTTGTAATGCTAGAGTTATTACTTTGCCTACAATACTTGAAAGTTGTGGAGATATATTTAATGGAATTGGAAGTTTGGTGGATGTGGGAGGAGGAAATGGGACTACTTTGAGTATTTTGGTTAAGGCTTTTCCATGGATGAAAGGTATTAACTTTGATCTTCCAAATTTTGTGTCAACATCAGAAGAGTATAATGGTGTGGAACATGTTGCTGGGAATATGCTTCATTTTGTTCCAAATGCTGATGCTGCTTTCTTCATG cctATTTTCTCTCGATTTCTTACAATGGTTTGCATACTTCATAAgtaa